A region of Streptomyces paludis DNA encodes the following proteins:
- a CDS encoding NADPH-dependent F420 reductase, producing MRRPFMATLGFIGSGSIGTSIARLAVAAGIDVVLSNSRGPETLAETVAELGERARAATPEEAARAGDWVVVSIPLAPFRELPVTALAGKVVLDTINYYPMRDGHIEALDSGKTTTSELVQEHLAGAKLVKAFNNISDHHIPALARPAGAADRSALPISGDDPDAKASASDLIGRLGFDTVDAGPLAESWRFEPETDPYALPYSADPDAMRAFWAQLSEALRAGTAPQTPPPVDQGVPLPAAQLRTLLADTPRKLTADRVVA from the coding sequence ATGAGGAGACCTTTCATGGCAACACTTGGCTTCATCGGCAGCGGCAGCATCGGCACGAGCATCGCCCGGCTCGCGGTCGCGGCGGGGATCGACGTCGTCCTGTCCAACTCACGCGGTCCCGAGACCCTGGCCGAGACCGTGGCGGAGCTGGGCGAGCGGGCCCGCGCCGCGACCCCGGAAGAGGCGGCACGGGCGGGCGACTGGGTGGTGGTGAGCATCCCGCTCGCCCCCTTCCGGGAGCTTCCCGTCACCGCGCTGGCCGGCAAGGTCGTGCTCGACACGATCAACTACTACCCGATGCGCGACGGACACATCGAGGCCCTCGACTCCGGCAAGACCACCACCAGCGAACTCGTCCAGGAACACCTGGCCGGCGCGAAGCTCGTCAAGGCGTTCAACAACATCAGCGACCACCACATCCCCGCCCTCGCCCGCCCCGCAGGCGCCGCCGACCGATCCGCCCTGCCCATCTCCGGCGACGACCCCGACGCCAAGGCGAGCGCGTCCGACCTGATCGGCCGGCTCGGCTTCGACACCGTCGACGCCGGCCCCCTGGCCGAAAGCTGGCGCTTCGAGCCGGAGACCGACCCCTACGCGCTGCCGTACTCCGCCGACCCCGACGCCATGAGGGCCTTCTGGGCACAGCTGAGCGAAGCCCTCCGCGCCGGCACCGCGCCGCAGACACCGCCGCCGGTCGATCAGGGCGTCCCGCTGCCCGCAGCCCAGCTGCGCACGCTCCTCGCCGACACCCCCCGCAAGCTCACCGCCGATCGCGTGGTGGCCTGA
- a CDS encoding TetR/AcrR family transcriptional regulator: MTLADQPTPVPDGAPGQPAKRGRRADAERNRAAIMEAAGAVFAEHGGTVDVREIARRSGVGMGTLYRHFPTKDDLLLTVLEKQFGSWLADAHQQATATEDPWQALSGFFEQMLTTQAGNRAVVESYTTRGGPTASCAQRCYAFIDELRTRCMDAGLLRPDVTTDDLVLLSGSLSQAVLTTADSRPGQWRRLLRISLDGLSSRNTEPLPEPAPSTEPEPEPSTSPGRSTS; the protein is encoded by the coding sequence GTGACCCTCGCCGACCAGCCAACCCCCGTCCCCGACGGCGCCCCCGGGCAGCCCGCCAAGCGCGGCCGCCGCGCCGACGCCGAACGCAACCGCGCCGCGATCATGGAGGCGGCCGGCGCCGTCTTCGCCGAGCACGGCGGCACCGTCGACGTCCGGGAGATCGCCCGCCGCAGCGGCGTCGGCATGGGCACGCTGTACCGCCACTTCCCGACCAAGGACGACCTGCTCCTCACCGTCCTGGAGAAACAGTTCGGCTCCTGGCTCGCCGACGCCCACCAGCAGGCCACCGCCACCGAGGACCCCTGGCAGGCGCTGAGCGGGTTCTTCGAGCAGATGCTCACCACACAGGCCGGCAACCGCGCCGTCGTCGAGAGCTACACCACCCGAGGCGGCCCCACCGCCTCCTGCGCCCAGCGCTGCTACGCCTTCATCGACGAACTGCGCACCCGCTGCATGGACGCCGGCCTCCTGCGCCCCGACGTCACCACCGACGACCTGGTCCTGCTCAGCGGCTCCCTGAGCCAGGCCGTGCTGACCACCGCCGACAGCCGGCCGGGCCAGTGGCGCCGCCTCCTGCGTATCTCCCTCGACGGCCTCAGCAGCCGCAACACCGAACCACTGCCCGAGCCCGCGCCCTCGACGGAGCCCGAGCCCGAGCCGTCAACCTCGCCGGGGCGAAGCACATCCTGA
- a CDS encoding GH92 family glycosyl hydrolase, with protein MVAVVVGGLIAPLLVATPVAGATGVHAGEVGSPSAYVDPLIGSSNGGNTYPGANLPFGMIAWSPTSTAGDQTNTAAANGYSYNTTRVRGFSLTHVNGAGCHPGAAGDVPIMPFVGEVDSSPTADTKDQKYASGFSHANEKAEPGRYRVKLDSGASTDLAVSERAGVADFTFPADQPANLLFRVSNSLNGSKDAHIDIDAKNRKVTGWVETGAFCGRRANGGSNNRKSYYRLHFTASFDRAFSAVGTWRDGTLSPGATTAGGGEGYLTGADRAGRGSGGYVSFDTRDDNDVRMRLGISYVSLAGAEANLRGEIAPRASAADVAAAGRAVWDRKLRGVRISGGSEAQRTTFYTALYHALQQPNLISDRDGRYPGMGGDPDDKADAMGETRRVVRGQGAQYSNFSGWDQYRAQVQLLALLEPRVAGDFAQSLFNFARQNGGVWDRWVHISGATHVMTGDPTAATLATFYAMGVRNFDVEGAYASLYRQATVPHPDGLSDAGCPGQCEGQRPNLAQYLDSHYAAHDVCHCWGGAAETLEDAVADSALAHWAKLLGREDEAKELAERGGYWSNVFNPAAGNGVGYAQARNLDGSWVTPFDPASERGFAQGTSATYTWMVPQDVQGLAGAMGGREIAAARLDGFFHKPDGSWSLRGGDPLRYDATNEPGIHAPWLYNALGQPWKTQETVRELVNTVYGTGPAGLPGNDDLGTMSAWYVFAALGIYPQTPGRADLLLTSPLFPRAVIAPAGRRGAITVSAPAASTANPYIDSVRLNGRTHDASWVDGSLVRKGGSLTFGLTDHPNTTWATASERLPR; from the coding sequence GTGGTGGCTGTTGTGGTCGGGGGACTGATCGCGCCGCTCCTCGTCGCCACTCCCGTCGCGGGCGCTACGGGCGTACACGCGGGTGAGGTGGGCAGTCCCTCCGCGTACGTCGATCCGCTGATCGGGTCGTCGAACGGCGGCAATACGTACCCCGGGGCCAATCTGCCCTTCGGGATGATCGCCTGGTCCCCGACCAGCACCGCCGGGGACCAGACCAACACCGCCGCCGCCAACGGCTATTCGTACAACACGACCCGCGTCCGGGGCTTCAGCCTCACGCATGTCAACGGCGCCGGCTGCCATCCGGGCGCGGCGGGGGACGTACCGATCATGCCGTTCGTGGGGGAGGTGGACTCCTCGCCGACGGCCGACACCAAGGACCAGAAGTACGCGTCGGGCTTCTCGCACGCCAACGAGAAGGCGGAGCCCGGGCGTTACCGCGTGAAGCTGGACTCCGGGGCCAGCACCGACCTCGCCGTCAGCGAGCGGGCCGGTGTCGCGGACTTCACCTTCCCGGCCGACCAGCCGGCCAATCTGCTCTTCCGCGTCTCCAACTCCCTCAACGGCAGCAAGGACGCGCACATCGACATCGACGCCAAGAACCGCAAGGTGACGGGCTGGGTGGAGACCGGCGCGTTCTGCGGGAGGCGCGCCAACGGCGGCTCGAACAACCGCAAGAGCTACTACCGCCTCCACTTCACCGCGTCGTTCGACCGCGCCTTCTCCGCTGTCGGCACCTGGCGCGACGGCACGCTCTCGCCGGGCGCCACGACGGCCGGCGGCGGCGAGGGGTACCTCACGGGCGCGGACCGGGCGGGGCGCGGCTCCGGTGGTTACGTCAGCTTCGACACGCGTGACGACAACGATGTCAGGATGCGGCTCGGCATCTCGTACGTCTCCCTCGCCGGTGCCGAGGCCAATCTGCGCGGCGAGATAGCCCCCCGCGCGAGCGCGGCCGATGTCGCGGCGGCCGGGCGGGCCGTCTGGGACAGGAAGCTGCGCGGGGTGCGGATCAGCGGCGGCAGCGAGGCGCAGCGCACCACCTTCTACACCGCGCTCTACCACGCGCTCCAGCAGCCCAACCTGATCAGCGACCGTGACGGCCGCTACCCGGGAATGGGCGGCGATCCCGACGACAAGGCCGACGCCATGGGCGAGACGCGGCGCGTCGTACGCGGGCAGGGCGCGCAGTACAGCAACTTCTCCGGCTGGGACCAGTACCGCGCCCAGGTGCAGCTGCTCGCCCTCCTCGAACCGCGTGTGGCGGGCGACTTCGCGCAGTCGCTGTTCAACTTCGCGCGCCAGAACGGCGGCGTCTGGGACCGCTGGGTGCACATCAGCGGCGCGACGCATGTGATGACCGGCGACCCCACGGCCGCGACCCTGGCCACCTTCTACGCCATGGGCGTCCGTAACTTCGACGTCGAAGGCGCCTACGCCTCGCTCTACCGCCAGGCCACCGTCCCGCACCCGGACGGCCTGTCCGACGCCGGCTGCCCCGGCCAGTGCGAGGGCCAGCGCCCCAACCTCGCCCAGTACCTCGACTCCCACTACGCCGCCCACGACGTGTGCCACTGCTGGGGCGGCGCCGCCGAGACGCTGGAGGACGCCGTGGCGGACTCGGCGCTCGCGCACTGGGCGAAGCTCCTCGGCCGTGAGGACGAGGCCAAGGAGCTTGCGGAGCGCGGCGGTTACTGGAGCAATGTCTTCAACCCGGCCGCCGGCAACGGCGTTGGTTACGCCCAGGCCCGGAACCTCGACGGCTCCTGGGTCACCCCCTTCGACCCCGCCTCCGAACGCGGCTTCGCCCAGGGCACATCGGCCACGTACACCTGGATGGTGCCGCAGGACGTCCAGGGCCTGGCCGGCGCCATGGGCGGGCGCGAGATCGCGGCGGCGCGGCTGGACGGCTTCTTCCACAAGCCCGACGGCTCCTGGTCGCTGCGCGGCGGCGACCCGCTCCGTTACGACGCCACCAACGAGCCGGGCATCCACGCGCCCTGGCTCTACAACGCGCTCGGGCAGCCCTGGAAGACCCAGGAGACGGTGCGCGAACTGGTCAACACGGTGTACGGCACAGGTCCCGCCGGCCTCCCCGGCAATGACGACCTCGGCACCATGTCCGCCTGGTACGTCTTCGCCGCGCTCGGCATCTATCCCCAGACCCCCGGCCGCGCCGACCTGCTCCTGACGAGCCCGCTCTTCCCGCGCGCGGTGATCGCTCCGGCGGGCCGCCGAGGCGCGATCACGGTGAGCGCGCCGGCCGCGTCGACTGCCAACCCCTACATCGACTCCGTACGGCTCAACGGCCGTACGCACGACGCGTCGTGGGTCGACGGCTCGCTCGTACGGAAGGGCGGATCACTCACCTTCGGCCTGACCGACCACCCGAACACCACGTGGGCGACGGCTTCGGAGCGCCTGCCGCGCTGA